In one Pseudoliparis swirei isolate HS2019 ecotype Mariana Trench chromosome 23, NWPU_hadal_v1, whole genome shotgun sequence genomic region, the following are encoded:
- the rad23aa gene encoding RAD23 homolog A, nucleotide excision repair protein a, whose product MQITLKTLQQQTIQIEIDPEQTVKDLKEKIEAERGKDNFPVSGQKLIYAGKILQDDTPIKDYNIDEKNFVVVMVSKAKPAAAAAAAASPPASEAPKPPAQDSGSTSTAVPAPTPASDPAPAPAPAAVPAPSEEAKEEPSAEATEPQPASSSGTGQGLDASSALVTGAEYEAMLTEIMSMGYERERVVAALRASFNNPHRAVEYLLTGIPSSPVQESNPPAQAPESGPTEAPSSLAEGENPLAFLRTQPQFLHMRQAIQQNPTLLPALLQQLGRENPQLLQQISQHQELFIQMLNEPVGEGGEAPEVGELAAAGEEGAPVNYIQVTPQEKEAIERLKALGFPEALVIQAYFACEKNENLAANFLLNQGLEED is encoded by the exons ATGCAGATCACGCTGAAGACGCTGCAGCAGCAGACGATTCAGATCGAGATAGACCCCGAACAAACG gtgaAGGACTTAAAAGAGAAGATCGAGGCCGAAAGAGGAAAAGATAACTTTCCTGTCTCTGGTCAGAAACTGATTTATGCTGGGAAAATCCTGCAAGATGACACGCCCATTAAAGATTACAACATTGATGAGAAGAATTTTGTGGTGGTGATGGTTTCCAAG GCTAAACCCgcagctgccgccgccgccgccgcctcgcctCCGGCCTCGGAAGCCCCCAAGCCCCCTGCGCAGGACTCTGGCTCCACGTCAACAGCTGTCCCGGCTCCAACCCCAGCTTCAGACCCGGCCCCGGCCCCGGCCCCGGCAGCTGTCCCCGCTCCCTCCGAGGAGGCCAAAGAGGAGCCAAGTGCCGAAGCCACGGAACCACAACCGGCCAG CTCCAGTGGCACTGGTCAGGGCTTGGACGCCTCCTCGGCCCTGG TGACCGGAGCCGAGTACGAGGCCATGCTCACCGAGATCATGTCCATGGGCTACGAACGGGAGAGAGTGGTGGCCGCTCTACGGGCCAGTTTCAACAACCCCCATAGAGCGGTGGAGTACCTGCTCACT GGTATCCCCAGCAGCCCGGTCCAGGAGAGTAATCCCCCAGCGCAGGCCCCCGAGTCTGGACCCACAGAGGCCCCATCATCTTTAGCAGAGG GAGAGAACCCACTTGCATTCCTGCGGACCCAGCCCCAGTTTCTGCACATGAGACAGGCCATCCAGCAGAACCCCACTCTGCTGCCCGCTCTCCTCCAGCAACTGGGCCGAGAGAATCCTCAGCTCCTACAG CAAATCAGTCAGCATCAGGAGCTGTTCATCCAGATGTTGAACGAGCCGGTGGGAGAGGGCGGCGAGGCGCCAGAAGTTGGCGAGTTGGCGGCGGCCGGGGAGGAGGGCGCACCTGTCAATTACATCCAGGTTACACCTCAGGAGAAGGAAGCCATCGAAAGG TTAAAAGCGCTGGGTTTCCCCGAGGCCCTGGTGATCCAGGCCTACTTTGCCTGCGAGAAGAACGAGAACCTGGCGGCCAACTTCCTCCTCAACCAGGGACTGGAAGAGGACTGA